From the genome of Elusimicrobiota bacterium:
TCCGGTATCGCCCACGAACTGAACAACCCCCTGCAGGCCGTGGTCGGGTATTCCGACATCTTGACCGACGACATGCGCCAAAAAATCGACGAAGCCTCCGGCAAGCCCGTGGCCGTCCAGCCCCAGGAAATCGTGGACGACCTGCGGATCATCACGGAAAACGCCATGCGCTGTCAAAAAATCATCGAAAACCTCCTCCTCTTCGTCCGCCAGGGCGAAATCGAAAAGAAACCGGTGGAGCTCACCCGCGTGGTCCAGGCCTCCCGGGACCTTCTCCAGTACAAACTAAAAAAGGCCGCCAACGTCCGGGTGGAGGCCGAATTGCCGGCCGACCTGCCCCGGGTTAAAGGCAACTTCCAGCAATTGCAACAAGTCTTCGTCAATTTGATCAACAACGCCTGCGACGCCATGTCGACCACGGAGGGGGAAAAGCACATTCGGATCACCGCCCGGGCCGAGGGCGGCGCCGTGTGCGTGGATGTGGCCGACACCGGCCCCGGGGTTCCCGACGCCGTGCGGGACCGGCTGTTCGAGCCGTTTTTCACCACCAAAGCCGAAGGCCGCGGGACGGGCCTGGGGCTCCCGGTTTGCCGCCAGATCGTGGAAGACCACGGCGGACGGATTCATTTCACCACGGAACTGGGCCACGGGACGGTCTTTCACTTCCAAATTCCCGCCGCGACCGAGGAGGCCGCCCTGGCGCCGGCCACCGCGCCGCGCCTGCCGCCCGTGAAAAACAAACGGGTGTTGATCGTCGACGACGAGCCGGACGTCCTGGGGTTCCTCGCCAAGGTGGTTCAATCCGAAGGCAACAAAGTGGAATTCGCGGGCACCCTCAAAGACGCCATCGCCCGGGCCTCCCAGGGCCCCTTCGATTTGGTGGTGACCGACATACGCCTGGGGGAAGGCACCGGCCTGTCGCTTTACGAGAATTGGACTTTGTGGTCGGGCAAACCCCGCCCCGCCTTCGTTTTCATGACGGGCGACGTGGTCAACACCTCCTTGGCCCAGGAAATGGAGAAAAAGGCGTGCACATCCTCCACAAGCCCATCGACATGACCTCCTTCCAGACCACCCTCCGAACCGTCCTCGCCGCGCCCCGCTGAAGTTTCCTTTCGCCGGTCGTTGATTTCACTCCTGCCCGGGTCGTCCATTGACTTCCCTCTGAAACCTGTTAAAATATAAATACTTCCATTGCAAATTCCGCACCAAAAGGTTTCTATGCGCCGGGTATGTGGTTTTGACACCTTGTCCGCGCACCTCGTCCGAAAAAGCCTCTCCCTGTCCCTGAGCGTCGCTCTCGGGGTTCTTCCCATGGCCATGGCCTTTGCCCGGGAGGATGAGCGCACTTCCTACCTCGCCAACAACCGCTACCAGGATTACCAAAACCAATACAAGCCGGAGAAGAACTACTCCGCCTCCTCCCAACTGGACCGGCAAATCAGAATGCAGAACACGGCCCTGGCGTTGCGGTTCCAGGCGCCGACGGCGACGTCCCTGGGGCGGATGGATGCGCCAAAGCCCACGTTTCAAACCCCCACGATCAAATTCGACTTCCTGGGGAACAACGCCCCCAAAGTTCCCAACGCCCTGCGGGCGACGCCCCAGCCGGAGGCATTGACGGCGCCTATCAAGCCGGGCCTCTTAAACACCATCGGCAATGCCTTAAAAGCGGTGGGGCACGCCATGGCCTACCCTTTCCAAAAGATTGGGCAGGGGATTGCGGGCTTGATACAGCGGGCCTTTGGATCTGGCAACCGGGCGACGACCCTGACCGACAGCCAACGGGTGACCTTGAGCGCCTATCGCAACATACAGCCCGCCGGGGACGGGACCTTTAAGGCGGCGGGGCAGACCGTGGCTTTTGGGCGGACCTGGGAGGAGGGGGCGACTTTTAAGGTGGAGGGGGATCAACTGCGGTTGATCCAGGGCACCAGCTTTGAAAAGGCCTTCAGCGGGATGGAGCGGAAAGACGGCGGGCTGATGCCGCTCAAGATGGCGGAAGTGAACGGTGTCATTCAACCAACGGGCCTGGACTTTGACCGCCTGGCCCCCAACACGGCTTTTGCGATCAAGTCGCCCATGACCATTGAGGGGTTTGGGGAGCTCAAGGCGGGGGAGATGACCTACCAGGGGGCATGGAAATCCCCGGACGGGCAGACGACGGGGGGGCGCTTCAAATTTGAAAACACGCTCTTGGACCTGAACAAAGACCTGGCCCAGGGGATGGACATGAACAACCCCGTGGCGCTCCGCCAAGCGACCTTTGCCCTGCAGGCGGGGCTGATGAGGCTAAACAGCGCGGTGGTGGAGAAGGGTGCGGGCAAATATTTTGTGAGCCAAGAGGAAAGCCCCGTGGACATAAGTCGGTTGGAAAAAACCGCCGGGGAGTTGGACAAGGGAAGCGAAGCGAGCCTGCGCGCCATTGAAACCACAAAGCAGGACATGGCCCACCGGACGGAGGCCCTGGGGGCGTCCGCCAAGGCCCTAGCGGAAAGGACAGGGCAGGGCGGCGCGGTCACGATCAACATGAATGACCGCCCAACTGATTTGGAAAAAGAAGCCCTGGCGGTGCGGGCAGAAGCCAACCGAATAGGCCAGGCCCTAAAGGCCGGCGACTACGCCGGGCTGGACACAGCGACCAAAGACCTGGCCCACCGCCAGGAGGCCCTAACGATAAAAACCGAGGCCCTGGCCGGCCAGGCCGCGGCGATAAAGGAATTGCAAAAGGGCTATCGAGGAATGGAGCTTGGGGCCAAGGCGTTGTCCCAAAAAGCCGAAGGCCAAGTGGCTGCCCAGGAGAGCGAAAACATTGAAGCCTCCGCCCAAATAGCCATCGCCGCCGCCAAGGTGTTGGTGGGCCAAGGCGCCATAACCCCCGACCAAGGCGCCCAATTGGGAAGCCAAATCACCGCCCTGCGGAACCAAGTGAGAGGCGTCGCACCGTCCGCCACGATAAAGCCCGAGGAGACAGCGGCCCACGAAAAGCAGGGTTTCTTTGACCGAATGTTGCAGAAGGCCAGCGATCTAAAGACAGGTGTCGCCAATCGTTGCCAAGAAACAGCCGCAAAAGCCGCCGTAGCGGCCACCGCCGCAAAGGCGCTGGTTGCCGACGCCGCGAATGAAACGGCGGCCTGGACAATGACGGTGACCCAAAGCGCGGCGGCTAAGACCGCGGGCGCGGCCGACGTGGCAAGAGCGGTCGTTACCGAGACCGCTAACGAAGCAGGATCCTGGACGGCGAATGTGACTCGCAGCGCCGGTCAAAACACGGCCGACTACATGCACAACTATCCCGAATCAGCCAAAACCGTGGATGACTTTTTAAATGAAAAAACATCCAACCTCTACGACGCGGTGATTATGAAATATGGTGCCCGGGTAAAGGAAGAACCTATTCCGGGTTATGAAAAAACCGA
Proteins encoded in this window:
- a CDS encoding alpha/beta hydrolase, whose protein sequence is MAMAFAREDERTSYLANNRYQDYQNQYKPEKNYSASSQLDRQIRMQNTALALRFQAPTATSLGRMDAPKPTFQTPTIKFDFLGNNAPKVPNALRATPQPEALTAPIKPGLLNTIGNALKAVGHAMAYPFQKIGQGIAGLIQRAFGSGNRATTLTDSQRVTLSAYRNIQPAGDGTFKAAGQTVAFGRTWEEGATFKVEGDQLRLIQGTSFEKAFSGMERKDGGLMPLKMAEVNGVIQPTGLDFDRLAPNTAFAIKSPMTIEGFGELKAGEMTYQGAWKSPDGQTTGGRFKFENTLLDLNKDLAQGMDMNNPVALRQATFALQAGLMRLNSAVVEKGAGKYFVSQEESPVDISRLEKTAGELDKGSEASLRAIETTKQDMAHRTEALGASAKALAERTGQGGAVTINMNDRPTDLEKEALAVRAEANRIGQALKAGDYAGLDTATKDLAHRQEALTIKTEALAGQAAAIKELQKGYRGMELGAKALSQKAEGQVAAQESENIEASAQIAIAAAKVLVGQGAITPDQGAQLGSQITALRNQVRGVAPSATIKPEETAAHEKQGFFDRMLQKASDLKTGVANRCQETAAKAAVAATAAKALVADAANETAAWTMTVTQSAAAKTAGAADVARAVVTETANEAGSWTANVTRSAGQNTADYMHNYPESAKTVDDFLNEKTSNLYDAVIMKYGARVKEEPIPGYEKTDSEFEGRQEGLEFYKALEPEDPNFSPSGVFEMRHSYRVIPGFGMTPISPQIKMENDVRGAEIGVKFNRAPKDYVAVLKTSKAIDLFIHGYNVPSEDSPNIGDLFSTELHKKGYQNINLTVSWSGDLGDNKLSKLAFFDRAKQSADMSWQGLQKLDRFVKNIRADIKINAVTHSLGARLLLDAAANGVKFHNVVLIVPAVNNEDLSVGGKYEKAIQNIDHLTVVYSRRQELVFGLLYRCTEFNQALGSVGPSGPVRHPDFRAIDATDAWRNPYRMQIKKHGDIYGSATVEMLIQQLGSGEKQ